The following nucleotide sequence is from Kineosporia sp. NBRC 101731.
CGGGATCGGTCAGCACCGCCGTCGCGCCCAGTTCCGCGGCCCCGGCGGCGAAACGGGCGCCGTGGGTGCGAGCGCCGGGCAGCGCGGCGTACAGATCACCGGGTCGGACCGCCCGGGAATCCAGGCAGACACCAGTGATCACGACGTCACGCGCAGTGTCCGGCACAGTGGTACCGAGGACGCTCGCGACGTCGACGAGGGAACGGGCAGGCGCGGGTTCGCGCAGCGGGGCCGGCACAGTCGTGAATCTATCCGGTTTCGGGGACCTCTCAGGACCACTCGAGCGGAACGTCGGGCATCTTCGCCCCCGTCGGCTCGATGCCCTGCAGGGTCAGCGCGTAGGACATGATCTGCTGGAAGACGGGCGCCGCCAGGATGCCGCCGTAGTGACCGTTCTGGGGCTGCTGCACAAAGACCGCGACCACCAGGGCCGGGTCGTCCGCCGGGGCCATCCCTACGAAACTGGCCGTGTACCCGTTGTAACAGCCGCAACTCTCGTCGTAGGCCTGCGCCGTACCGGTCTTGCCCGCCACCCGGTAGCCGGGGATCTCGGCGTTGACCGCCGTACCGCCCTCACCGACGACGCTCTCCAGCATCAGGCGGACCTGCTCGGCCGTCCGGGTGCTGACCACCCGGGTCTTCTTGCCCTCGGGCTCCGGCTCGAGCTTGCCGTCGGCCCCGGTGACGGCCTTCACCAGTTTCGGCTGCACCCGCACACCGTCGTTGGCGATGGTGGCGAAGACCTCGGCCGACTGCAGTGCGGTCACCGACAGGCCCTGACCGAACATCACGTTCAGCCGGGTGCGGCCGTCCCACTTGTCGGGGGTGCTGAGGATGCCCGCCGACTCGGTCATGCCGACCCCGGTCTTGCTGCCGATGCCGAACTTGGTCAGGTAGTCGTACATCGTCTGCGCGGACATCTTCTCGCCGACCTTGACCGTGCCGATGTTCGACGACTTCGCCAGAACCCCGGCGAAGGTCAGCTTCTCGACGCCGTGCTCCTCGGAGTCGCGGATCACGCCGGCGGCGCCCCGGTCGAGCCGGTTGGGCACCGTGATGTGGCTCGACGGCGTGGCCACGCCCTCCTCGATGGCAGCCGCGGCCGTGATCACCTTGCTGGTCGACCCAGGCTCGAAAACGTCGGTGAGAGCACGGTTCCCGAGATCGGCCGCCTTGGCCTTGTTGGGCGTGTTGGCGTTGTAGGTGGGAGCGTCGGCCAGAGCCAGGATCTCCCCGGTCTTGATGTCGAGCGCCACCAGCGTCGCGGAGGCGGCGTTGGCGTCCTTGACCACCTTGTCCAGCGCTTCCTGCGACTTCCACTGCAGGTCACGGTCGAGCGTGAGCTGGATGTCCTTGCCGTCGACCGGTTCGGTCTCGGTGGTCATCCCGGTGGCGATCTGCTGACCGCCCTTGCCCTTCTCGTAGGTGAGCGTGCCGTCGGTGCCGTTCAGCAGCTCGTCCTGCGACCTCTCGATGCCGGACTGGGCCTCGCCCTGGCTGTTGATGAAGCCCAGCACGTTCGACGCGACCGCGTCGGCCGGGTAGGTGCGGCGACTGGCCGACTCGCTGAAGATTCCCGGGATGTCGAGAGCCGAGACATCGCGCCAGACGGTGGGTTCCACGTCCTTGGCGACGTAGTTGAAGCGCTTGTTGCCGGCCAGCGTCTGAGCGACCTCGGCGACCGGCTGGTTCAGGACCGGCGCGATCTTCCGGGCCGCCCCGACGGCGCCCTTCTCGTCGTTCGGCACCTTGGCCGTCTCGTTGTACGCGGACACCAGGGTCTGGTCGACGGTGATGTTGCGCCGTTCCACCGTGGTGGCCAGGACGCTGCCGTTCGTGTCGAGAATGTCGCCGCGGTGCGCGGGCAGGGGTTTGGTGATCGAGCGACTCTCCAGCGCCTCGGCCGACAGCTTCTCGGCGTCGATCGCCTGTAGCTGGACGAGCTTTCCGGCGAACACGAGAAAGATCAGGACGACGACACTGGTGACCCAGCGCAGCCGTACGTCCGGGCTGCCGGACCGGGGTGGTCCCAGGAGGGGGCGCCGGGGGCCACCGGGACCGCCCGGACCACGCCCGCCGGTACGGCGCCTGGCTTGCGTACGAGCGGTTCTCACCGCCGGACCGAGCGCCGAGCGGGTCAGCGTACGGGCGGCCCTCTTCGCGCCCGGCCTCGGACCAGTCCGCCGGGCAACGGGTTTCGCACCGGTCCGCGGAGCCTTCTTCGGCTCGGGTTTCCGGCTGACGGCCTTCTTCGCCGCCGACTTCCCGGTGGCGGCCCGTCCGGCTGATCCGGCCTTTCCGGCTGATCCGACCTTTCCGGTCGGACCCCGGCGGGCCGGTGGGCTCTTTCGGGGCGGTTGACTACGAGGCTGGCCGCTACGGGCCTGAGAGGCATCCCCACGCATGGTGTTCCTGGCACTTCCCGACGAGACGCCGGACGTGCCGGACACGGATCCCGTCCTCGCGGACGACTGACCGGACGGTTGATCGCGTCCTGTTCTCTGCACCTTCCGGGCCGGTGTGGTGGCGCGTCCCGAACCCCGAGGGTCCCCGGACCGGGCGGCCGCGCCACCACCGGTACTCATCGCGCCGGCTCACCCGACGCCGAAGAGGCCTTCTCCGCCGCGGGGGAGGTCGCCGCCTCCGGCTCACCCTTCACACTGCCGTTGTCGGGGTCGATGAACGCCGGGTTCGGCGCGGGCACCATGCCGAGCTTCTTCGCCTTGTCGGCGAGCTTGCCCGGGGCGCTCTGCGATTCGACCTGCTCGGTCAGCGACTGCTGCTGATCGGCCAGTTCCCGCTGCTTCTGCTGCAGTCCGGTGAGTTCGTAGGCGCCCTTGCCGATGCTGATGTTGAGCAGCAGCAGGGCCAGGAGTCCGGCGCCGAGCAGGCCGACGCACAGCAGGGCGAGCCCGGTCCGCGAACGCCGGGGTGCGGGAACGACCCGCAGACGGGGGCGCGGAACACGCAGCGGCGGCCGGGCCGGTTGCCGGATGTTCTGCCGGGCTGCCGCGGCGCCCGAAAGGTATTCCGGTGCAACCCTCGCGGTCGCGGTGCTGGTGCTCATCCTGCGTCCCCTCCTCGTTGCCTGCGATAGCCCACAACATCTTTCGCGGAGGCGGCCGGCGCCTCCCGGAGCCGTTCCACCGCCCGCAGCTTGGCCGAACCCGCGCGCGGGTTCTCCGCCATCTCCGCCTCGTCCGGAACCTCGGCACCCCGGGTCAGCAGCTGCATGCGCGGGGCGTGCCCCTCGAGCTCGACCGGCAAACCGGGCGGCGTGGTGCTGCGCACCTGCTCCGCGAACACCCGTTTCACGATGCGGTCTTCCAGGGAGTGGTAGGCGAGCACGGCGATCCGGCCGCCGACGGCGAGCGCGTCCACCGCCGCGGGCACGGCCCGCTGCAGCACCTCGAGTTCCTGGTTGACCTCGATCCGCAGCGCCTGGAACGTGCGCTTGGCGGGGTTGCCACCGGTGCGCCGGGTGGCGGCCGGCACGTTGTCCCGGACCAGTTCCACCAGCCGGGCGCTGGTCGTGAACGGACGAGTGGTCCGCTCGCGCACGATCGCCGAGACGATGCGCTTGGCGAAACGCTCCTCACCGTAGTCACGCAGGATCCGGACCAGGTCGGGAGCGGCGTAGGTGTTCAGGACGTCGGCCGCGGAGACACCCGCGGTCTGGTCCATCCTCATGTCCAGCGGCGCGTCCACCGCATAGGCGAAGCCCCGGTCGCTCTCGTCCAACTGGAGGGACGAGACGCCGAGGTCCATCAGGACCCCGTCGACCTTGCCGATCCCCAGATCGGCGAGGACCTGGGGGATGTCGTCGTAGACGGCGTGCGCGAGGCGCACGCGGTCGCCGAAACCGGTCAGGCGGCGGCCTGCCAGTTCCAGGGCCTGCGGGTCGCGGTCGATACCGACCAGCGTGGCCTGCGGGCAGGCTGTGAGCAGGGCCTCGCTGTGGCCACCCATACCGAGCGTGGCGTCCACCACGATCGATCCGGGCCTGTCCAGCGCGGGCGCCAGCAGTTCGACACAGCGGTCGCGCATGACGGGGACATGTCGTTCGTGGGCCTCGGCGACATCGTTCACCGGGCCGGCCGGGTCAGGGCTGGTCATCGCGACCTCCCCTCGGGGGTGCGGCGCGGCCGGAGCATCTCTCCGGTCCGCAGAATGGTTTTCGTGGGCAGGGAAGCCGCTGGGGGCTGTGCGCGTTCGGCGATTACACTCCGTGACTGACTTCTTGTACGGGTCGTTGCGGGTCCGGCAGGGGTTCGCCGACCCGGCAGGGTGACAGGGACGTGGTGGGAAGTGGGCTGCAGGTGTCTCGTCAGAGGTGAGACCCGCGCTCCGGGGCGGACCGACGTCCGCCGATCAGGTCTCCATCCGCTCCGACCGAACTGCGGCCTGACACCGGGGAAGGTGTGTCAGGACGCCTCGGGCGGCTGGAGACCTCATCGTCGGCGAGTCGGGCCGGCCATGCGTCAGCACTGGATGCTCGGTTCTGCTCGGTCGTCTGCAGTCGGTCGGCCGGGTGGTCCTTCGGCGTGGTGCTCCTGCGGGGTGGCACGAGATCAGGCAGCATCAGAACAACCCGGGAACAACTTCCTCGGCCTGCTCGGCGAACGCCTGTTCCTGCTCCTCGAGGTACGACTCCCACGCCGCCAGGTCCCAGATCTCGATCCGCTGACCGGCGCCGATCACGGCGCAGTCGCGGGTCAGACCGGCATAGGTACGCAACATGGCCGGAATGGTGATCCGGCCCTGCTTGTCGACCGCCTCGTCGGATGCCCCGGAGAGGAACACCCGTAGGTAGTCGCGCGCCTGCTTGCTGGTCACCGGTGCCTGGCGCAACTGGTCGGAGATGCGGGAGAACTCGTCGACGGGGAAGACATAGAGACAACGCTCCTGACCCCTGGTCACGATCACCCCTTCCTCCAGTTGCTCGCGGAACTTGGCCGGAAGGATCATCCGGCCCTTGTCGTCGAGACGAGGTGTGTGGGTACCGAGGAACATCTACGGTCCCCTCCCCTCGCCCCTCCCTATTCAGAACAGCTGGGGCGAGAGGTGTCATCCGTAAACTCCTCCCTGCTCCAGTGGCCTCCACATTACTCCACTTCCCCCCACACGCAATGGCGGAACGGCGGATTCCACAGCCGCTGGTTGCACGAACGTGCAGGTCAGCGAGCCGGGTGCGGACGTGGGGGATGTTTGCGTCCGAGTGTCATCCACAGTCTTGACAGCGTTGCCCCAACGGTCATATGCCCCCTTCGGGGAGGGTCGGGGCACCGTCGGCGGGCCGACGGGGAGCAAAGTGGGGACGCGGGGGGCGACAGCGGCCCACGGGTGGGGGACGGTGGGGAACAGTGGACGAGGCACGCTCGCGGACCTGCGAATGTGGGGGCCATCACGTGCGAGCCCGGTGGACGGCGTCCCGCTGCCGTCCGAATGTCCCGATAGAACCTTCTTGTTGTGGATCCGCCCGTACCTATGGGTACAGATGGGTACGGATGAGTACGGACCGGTACCGGAGTGCCGGACGGGGCTACCGCTCCGCTCCCGGCGCCCGGGAGGGACGCTGCAGGATGCTTCAGCGTTTGAGAGACTGATCAGCACCAAGCACCGCACACATACCTGCACGACTTCTGCCGGGCTACCCGGACGACAGGCACCCCCCGGACCGTGACGGTCCGGAGGCACGGAGGCTGCACACGTGACGACCATGGCCGGCCCGCGGGAACTCGAGTACCTCGCAGGCGTGACCGGAGCTATCAAGTCGGCGATCGAGTCGGTCATCGAGGGCAAACCCGACGTGGTGGACCTCGCCGTCACGGTTCTGCTGGCCGAGGGCCACCTGCTGGTGGAAGACGTGCCCGGCGTCGGAAAGACCATGCTGGCCAAGGCGCTCGGCCGGGCGGTCGACTGCACGGTCAAGCGCATCCAGTTCACGCCCGACCTGCTGCCCAGTGATGTCACCGGCGTCAGCATCTACCGGCAGGAACGGCATGAGTTCGAGTTCAAGCCCGGCGCCGTGTTCGCGAACATCGTGGTCGGCGACGAGATCAACCGGGCCAGCCCGAAGACGCAGTCCGCCCTCCTGGAGTGCATGGAGGAGCACCAGGTCACGGTCGACGGTGTGACCCACTACCTGGAGTCCCCCTTCATCGTGGTCGCGACCCAGAACCCGGTGGAGATGGAGGGCACCTTCCCGTTGCCCGAGGCCCAGCGCGACCGCTTCATGGCGCGGGTGTCGATGGGCTACCCCTCGGCCAACGCCGAGCTGGACATGCTCGGTCACCACGGCGAGCACGACCCGCTGTCCGGCCTGCGCCCGGCCTGCGACGCGAACACGGTGCGCTCCCTGATCGCGGTGAGCCGGTCGGTGTACGCCGCCGACGGCATCAAGGAGTACGTGGTCAACCTGGTCCGGGCCACCCGCTCGAACCCGGAGCTGCGTCTGGGCGCCTCCCCGCGCTCAGCCCTGCACCTGCTGCGGGCCTCCAAGGCCCGGGCCGCGATGAGTGGCCGGGGTCACGTGATCCCCGACGACGTGCAGTCACTCACCCCGCTGGTGCTGGCTCACCGCCTGATGCCGAGCGCCGAGGCACAACTGTCCCGCCGGGCCCCGGCCGACGTGCTCGCCTCGATCCTCAGCCAGGTGCCGGTACCCGCCCCCCGCGCCGCCGCGAGCAACGGTTCCTGGCCGGCGTGAGGTCCGCCCTTTCCCGGGCCCGCGCCGCGCTGTCCGGGCTGACCACCCGGGGGCGTTCCTTCCTCTCCGCCGGGGTCGCCTCCGGCATCTGCGCGGTGGTGCTCGGCCGTCAGGACCTGCTCCGGATCGCGGTGCTGCTGCTCGTCCTGCCCCTGGCCTGCGTGTACATGCTGACCCGGGCGCATTACCGGATCGGCCTGACCCGCACCACCACCCCGCCGCGGGTCTCGGTCGGCAGCCCGATGCGGGTGCGGCTGGAGCTGCAGAACCTGGCCTCGCTGCGCACCCGGGTGCTGCTGGCGGAAGACCGGGTGCCGCCCGTGCTGGGTGCTCCCCCACGTTTCGTGCTCGACCGGATGCCCGGCGGCCAGCGAGCCGCCGTCACCTACTCACTCACCGCGGCGATGCGCGGCAAGTACCCGATCGGGCCGCTGCGGCTACGCGTCACCGATCCGTTCGGGATGTGCGAGCTGACCCGCTCCTTCACCGGCAACGACCATGTCGTGGTGGTGCCCCGACTGCATCCGCTGGTGCCCCTGACCGCGGGCGGTACCTGGGGCGGCGCGGGCGACTCACTGGCCCGGGCGGCTGCGGTCAGCGGTGAGGACGACATCGCCACCCGGGAGTACCGCGAGGGCGACGACCTGCGCCGGGTGCACTGGCGATCCACCGCCAAGCGCGGCGAGCTGATGGTGCGCCGCGAGGAACAACCCCGGCAGATGCGCGCCACCGTGCTGCTCGACACCCGGGCCCGCGCCCACCGCGGCGACGGCCCGGGCTCCTCGTTCGAGTGGGCGGTCAGCGCGGCCGCGTCGATCGCCGTGCACTTCGCCGAGGAGAAGCACGGCATCCGCCTGATCGTGGACGGGACCCCCGCCGCCTGGTCCAACCCGCACTCCGGGGAGGCCTCCGGCGAACTGCTGGAACGGCTCGCGGTGGTGCAGGCCGGCGACGACGACGTCCTGGACGACGCCGTCGCCACCATGCACCGCGCCGGGGGCGACGGCCTGGTCATCGCGGTGCTCGGCGACATCGACGAATCGGTGGCCCTGAAGCTCGGGGAGCTGGGCCTGGAGGGCCGCGGCGGGATCGCGGTACTGCTGAACACGCCGGAGTGGTCGCAGAACGCCGCCCGGGGCTCCACCCAGAACCGGCAGCGGATGGTGTCCCTGCTGCGTGGGGGCGGCTGGGCGGTCGTGGAGGCCGGGTCGCGGCAGACGATCAGCGAGGTCTGGAGCGGTGCGGCGAGCACTGCGGTCGGCGCCGGGGCGGAGCTCGGGGCCGGGATCGGGGTCTCGCCGCCGCCGGTGTCCGCGGGCAGCACAGCTTCGGGGTCTATGAAGGGGACTGCGGGCTGGGCCGGGAACGGCGCTGTGAACGGCTCCCCGAACGGCCCGGCTCATACTGCTAACGGCACGACGAACGGTACGGCGAACGGCCAGAACGGTTCCGGCGACGGCTTTGGGCGGTTTCTGTGATGAGCAACGGTTCCGACGAGCGGATGGCAGTGACCGCCGCGGTCGCCAGCCTGGTGGCCGCACTCACCCTCGCTCCTCTGATCAAGGGCTCCACCTGGCTGTTCGCCGCGGCGATCATGGTGCTGGCGGTGATGGTGACCGGCATCGTCGGGCGTCAGCTGGCCCGGGGCTGGTGGCCGGCCGTGGTCGGGCTGCAGGCCGTCGTCCTGTTCCTGGCGGTCGTCGTGCTGTTCGCACGCGGCGAGATCGCCGACCCGCCGGGGGCCGTCCGGTTGCTCTCCGACCTGCTCGACACCGGGCTGCAGACCACCCAGAGCCAGTCCCCGCCGGTCGACGCGACGCGCGGGATCGTGCTGCTCGCCGCCGGAGGCACCGGGCTGGTCGCGCTGGCCGTCGACATCCTGGCCACGTCGTTCCGTCAGCCGGCCCTGGCCGGGCTGCCGCTGCTGGCGATGTACTGCATACCCGCCGCCCTCCTCGACGACGGTCTGCCCTGGTACCTGTTCCTGATCGCTGCCGCGGGTTTCCTGCTGCTGCTCTCCGCCGACGCCGGTGACCGGGTGCGCGCCTGGGGCCGGGTACTGGCCTCGGCCGGGCAACGTCCTGCTCGCGCCGGCGGCGATACCGGCCTGGCCCGGGGCGGTCGCCGGGTGGGCCTGGCCGCGGTGGCCCTGGCCGTGGCGATCCCCTACTTCGTGCCCGGACTGGACAACCAGTTGCTCGGCGGCTCCGGGGACGGCTCCGACGGTTCCGGCGGCACCGTGATCACCCGGATCAACCCGATCCTCGACATGCGCCGTGACCTGAACGACCCGGTCGACACCGAACTGCTCGCCTACACCACCACGGTCGCCGATCCGGCCCCGCTGCGGATCGTCACCGACGACGAGTACGACGGCAAGACCTGGAAGCCGAGCGGGAAGAAGATCCCGCGCGCCAACAACGTCAGCAAAGGACTGCCCGCCGCGCCCGGCCTGACCGCCGCGGTGAAGACCTCGAGCGAGAGCAGCCAGATCGAGATCTACCGGCTGCGGGAGACCTACCTGCCTCTGCCCTACCCGGCGAAGACCGTCACCGGGCTGAGCGGCGAGTGGCTGTACGACCCGGACACGCTGAACGTCATCGGCAACAAGGTCGACACCACCCAGGCCCGCTACGGCGTCGAGTTCACCGAGGTCACGCCGACCGCCGACCAGCTGGCCAACGCCGGCGCGGCCCCGGACGAGATCGTTGAGCAGTACACCCAGCTGCCCGACGACATGCCCGCCGAGATCGAGCGGACCGCCCGTAACGTCGCCGGCAACGGTTCCTTCTACGAGCAGGCCGTACGGCTGCAGGAGTGGTTCCGCACCGGCGGCGGCTTCGTCTACAACACCAAGGCCCCCGAGACCAAGAACGGCGACGGCAGCGCCCAGGCGATCGTGGAGTTCCTCAAGGCCCGCGAGGGCTACTGCGTGCACTACGCCTCGACGATGG
It contains:
- a CDS encoding penicillin-binding protein 2; its protein translation is MRTARTQARRRTGGRGPGGPGGPRRPLLGPPRSGSPDVRLRWVTSVVVLIFLVFAGKLVQLQAIDAEKLSAEALESRSITKPLPAHRGDILDTNGSVLATTVERRNITVDQTLVSAYNETAKVPNDEKGAVGAARKIAPVLNQPVAEVAQTLAGNKRFNYVAKDVEPTVWRDVSALDIPGIFSESASRRTYPADAVASNVLGFINSQGEAQSGIERSQDELLNGTDGTLTYEKGKGGQQIATGMTTETEPVDGKDIQLTLDRDLQWKSQEALDKVVKDANAASATLVALDIKTGEILALADAPTYNANTPNKAKAADLGNRALTDVFEPGSTSKVITAAAAIEEGVATPSSHITVPNRLDRGAAGVIRDSEEHGVEKLTFAGVLAKSSNIGTVKVGEKMSAQTMYDYLTKFGIGSKTGVGMTESAGILSTPDKWDGRTRLNVMFGQGLSVTALQSAEVFATIANDGVRVQPKLVKAVTGADGKLEPEPEGKKTRVVSTRTAEQVRLMLESVVGEGGTAVNAEIPGYRVAGKTGTAQAYDESCGCYNGYTASFVGMAPADDPALVVAVFVQQPQNGHYGGILAAPVFQQIMSYALTLQGIEPTGAKMPDVPLEWS
- the rsmH gene encoding 16S rRNA (cytosine(1402)-N(4))-methyltransferase RsmH produces the protein MTSPDPAGPVNDVAEAHERHVPVMRDRCVELLAPALDRPGSIVVDATLGMGGHSEALLTACPQATLVGIDRDPQALELAGRRLTGFGDRVRLAHAVYDDIPQVLADLGIGKVDGVLMDLGVSSLQLDESDRGFAYAVDAPLDMRMDQTAGVSAADVLNTYAAPDLVRILRDYGEERFAKRIVSAIVRERTTRPFTTSARLVELVRDNVPAATRRTGGNPAKRTFQALRIEVNQELEVLQRAVPAAVDALAVGGRIAVLAYHSLEDRIVKRVFAEQVRSTTPPGLPVELEGHAPRMQLLTRGAEVPDEAEMAENPRAGSAKLRAVERLREAPAASAKDVVGYRRQRGGDAG
- the mraZ gene encoding division/cell wall cluster transcriptional repressor MraZ; this encodes MFLGTHTPRLDDKGRMILPAKFREQLEEGVIVTRGQERCLYVFPVDEFSRISDQLRQAPVTSKQARDYLRVFLSGASDEAVDKQGRITIPAMLRTYAGLTRDCAVIGAGQRIEIWDLAAWESYLEEQEQAFAEQAEEVVPGLF
- a CDS encoding MoxR family ATPase; the encoded protein is MAGPRELEYLAGVTGAIKSAIESVIEGKPDVVDLAVTVLLAEGHLLVEDVPGVGKTMLAKALGRAVDCTVKRIQFTPDLLPSDVTGVSIYRQERHEFEFKPGAVFANIVVGDEINRASPKTQSALLECMEEHQVTVDGVTHYLESPFIVVATQNPVEMEGTFPLPEAQRDRFMARVSMGYPSANAELDMLGHHGEHDPLSGLRPACDANTVRSLIAVSRSVYAADGIKEYVVNLVRATRSNPELRLGASPRSALHLLRASKARAAMSGRGHVIPDDVQSLTPLVLAHRLMPSAEAQLSRRAPADVLASILSQVPVPAPRAAASNGSWPA
- a CDS encoding DUF58 domain-containing protein; the encoded protein is MRSALSRARAALSGLTTRGRSFLSAGVASGICAVVLGRQDLLRIAVLLLVLPLACVYMLTRAHYRIGLTRTTTPPRVSVGSPMRVRLELQNLASLRTRVLLAEDRVPPVLGAPPRFVLDRMPGGQRAAVTYSLTAAMRGKYPIGPLRLRVTDPFGMCELTRSFTGNDHVVVVPRLHPLVPLTAGGTWGGAGDSLARAAAVSGEDDIATREYREGDDLRRVHWRSTAKRGELMVRREEQPRQMRATVLLDTRARAHRGDGPGSSFEWAVSAAASIAVHFAEEKHGIRLIVDGTPAAWSNPHSGEASGELLERLAVVQAGDDDVLDDAVATMHRAGGDGLVIAVLGDIDESVALKLGELGLEGRGGIAVLLNTPEWSQNAARGSTQNRQRMVSLLRGGGWAVVEAGSRQTISEVWSGAASTAVGAGAELGAGIGVSPPPVSAGSTASGSMKGTAGWAGNGAVNGSPNGPAHTANGTTNGTANGQNGSGDGFGRFL
- a CDS encoding DUF3488 and transglutaminase-like domain-containing protein — its product is MSNGSDERMAVTAAVASLVAALTLAPLIKGSTWLFAAAIMVLAVMVTGIVGRQLARGWWPAVVGLQAVVLFLAVVVLFARGEIADPPGAVRLLSDLLDTGLQTTQSQSPPVDATRGIVLLAAGGTGLVALAVDILATSFRQPALAGLPLLAMYCIPAALLDDGLPWYLFLIAAAGFLLLLSADAGDRVRAWGRVLASAGQRPARAGGDTGLARGGRRVGLAAVALAVAIPYFVPGLDNQLLGGSGDGSDGSGGTVITRINPILDMRRDLNDPVDTELLAYTTTVADPAPLRIVTDDEYDGKTWKPSGKKIPRANNVSKGLPAAPGLTAAVKTSSESSQIEIYRLRETYLPLPYPAKTVTGLSGEWLYDPDTLNVIGNKVDTTQARYGVEFTEVTPTADQLANAGAAPDEIVEQYTQLPDDMPAEIERTARNVAGNGSFYEQAVRLQEWFRTGGGFVYNTKAPETKNGDGSAQAIVEFLKAREGYCVHYASTMAVMARQLGIPARVAVGFLPGSVQTENTRIISSRDAHAWPELYFAGVGWVRFEPTPRSGQAAPDWTLPNTGTNSDTPDSQTSTTTAPDTSEGDASSTAEAEATQEQQEAGSTAADGGFSVPWQPVVLLLIVLLGLAAPRTASVVAGRRRWQQAVTASGMATAAWDDLRLGLSDLGVRWAASWTPRAVRQRLNDDYQLTPEQSAALERLVEELESALYAPPSDEPGRAAADRRHDVGLVVGAVAVQKSGRTRWTARLWPGSGLTALAGLTPWITSRFRRGASSSDPDEGGTAGRKPREKAGSSRS